From the genome of Halorussus sp. MSC15.2, one region includes:
- a CDS encoding AbrB/MazE/SpoVT family DNA-binding domain-containing protein has product MSKSTDERGRIYLPKDVRERFGDQYRIVELPSHVALFPVDDDPVEGLRDAVGDAFEGDDADQLKPDARKRITEDVQGEVESRSEDHED; this is encoded by the coding sequence ATGTCGAAATCCACGGATGAACGTGGCCGCATCTACTTGCCGAAGGACGTTCGTGAGCGGTTCGGAGACCAGTATCGTATCGTCGAACTCCCGAGCCACGTCGCGCTGTTTCCCGTTGACGATGACCCAGTAGAGGGACTGCGTGACGCTGTTGGTGACGCCTTCGAGGGCGACGATGCCGACCAGTTGAAGCCTGATGCCCGCAAGCGAATTACCGAAGACGTGCAAGGAGAAGTCGAGAGTCGCTCGGAGGACCACGAGGACTGA